The nucleotide window GTGCGGGAACTTTTCACCGCACGCGCGCATGAGCTGCCCATGGCCGCACGCGGAGACTTCAACGGTGATGGCTCCATCGACTATGCATTTATGGGTCACGACGCGAAGAAAACTTACTTCGTCTTCGTGCTGAAATTCGCCTCGGGTTACAAAGTGAAAGTCGCACGCGCCGAGAAATATCTGGATCCGCGTCGTTCGTCGATCCAGAACGGAAAGTCCGCCACGCCCGGGCTTTCCATTTACATCGGACTTGCGGACCAAGAAGACAGCGCTCGGGGACGCTCCCAAGGGCGAGTCCTTTTCATCGAGTCCTTTGGCGGCGCAACCCGCCTGTACCAAGTGCGCGGCGATCGTCCCGCGCTGATCCCCGAACTTTTCGGAAAAGCTCCCTAGGCCTCGCACGATGCTTGTCAAAGCCGAGGCCCGCCCTCCAAGATAAAGGGATGGATCCCATTTTTTCGGTGGCGCGGACGGTGCGTACGCCGCGCCAAATGCAGCAACTTCTGTACGGCTTCAACTACAACAAAAATGCGACGATGTATTCGGCGGCGACCGCACTCCATCGTCGCGAAGCCCACTGCATGGAAGCCGCCCTCGCCGCGGCGGCCGTACTTGAAGTTCACGGTTACCCGCCCATCATCATGAGCCTGGAATCCCACGACCGCCTGGATCACGTCGTCTACGTCTTCCGTTCGCAAGTGACCGAGGGCCTTTACGGGGCGATCGGCCGCAGTCGCGACGAAGGTTTGCACGGCCGTCCGGCGATTTTCCCAAGCCCGCGGGCCCTGGCGGCCTCCTACCTCGATCCATATGTCGACCTCACCGGTCGTATTCGTGCCTACGGGCTATTCCATCTCGACGAGCAAGGCTACGATTGGCGCCGCTCGACACGGAACTGCTGGCCCACCGAGAACTACCTGCTCGCGGCGAAGCACACGCCGCTCGATATGACGGACGCACGTTACACGCGACTCCTCACGGCCTACCGCAAGCGCGGACCGATGCCCCGCCAGGATTTTTGGTGGTGAATTCTTTCGTACGACAGGGCGGGGTCTAATCTCCCGGCAGGACTCAAAAACTTCGGCACCATAAGAATGAGCGACATCCCGACCGAAACACCAGGATCCGGAAGCGATGTCTTGGCTTTTGAAAGAGGCTCGCGACGCGATCGACCGGATCGGGAGACTGGGACATCCCGCGAGACGGCGGAGGTCGCGTAAAACCACACGAGGCCCGTGCGCACTTCCGAATCGGAAGTAAATCGGCGGAAGCCTGTCATGAAGAAGAGAATCAAAATGCGATGTGACAAAGTTGTTCTTGACGGGATTTCGGGCCTCTCACCAGCCTGCGTGAGAGGAACGTTTTCCAACGATGAGGCCGGACGTGCATTCTCAATTTCGAGCGCACCCAGGTCCTATAAGCGAATGTCACAGTGGATTTTCATCCTTACCCATGCGCCGATACCCTTGGCAAAAAACTCGAAAATCACGCTTTAGAAACCCGTGATACACAGATCCTGTCTTGTCGCAGAAAGGATCTGAATATGAATCTCGCGAATCTCACCGACGTCAATCTTTTGGCTCGTTTCGAAAAACTCGTGCGCACCGAACGCAAGATCACGCACTTGGTGCTTGAATGCATTCTCGAGATCGACCATCGCAAGCTCTATCTCGACCAAGCTTACCCAAATCTTTTTGAGTACCTCACCCAAGCCCATGGCTATTCGGCGGGATCGGCCCAGCGACGGATCTCGGCTGCGCGGCTTCTCGGTGAAATCCCTGAAGTCGCTTTGAAGATCGAAGAGGGACGGATCAATCTGTCCCAGATCGCGCTCGCCGCACAGACGATCAA belongs to Pseudobdellovibrionaceae bacterium and includes:
- a CDS encoding DUF222 domain-containing protein; this encodes MNLANLTDVNLLARFEKLVRTERKITHLVLECILEIDHRKLYLDQAYPNLFEYLTQAHGYSAGSAQRRISAARLLGEIPEVALKIEEGRINLSQIALAAQTIKAAEKRFAVKMEGEAKLELLEKLETKNFSETQRILSQE